The Anabaena sp. WA102 genome contains a region encoding:
- a CDS encoding NAD(+) kinase, whose amino-acid sequence MQLKQVIIAYKARDPQSQRWAELCAKQLENRQCQVLMGPSGPKDNPYPVFLASANQPIDLALVLGGDGTVLTGARHLAPAGIPILGVNVGGHLGFLTESVDEFQDPEIVWDRLLEDRYAIQRRMMLQAAVYEGTGSNLEPVTESYLALNEFCVKPASADRMITSILEMEIDGEIVDQYVGDGLIISTPTGSTGYTVSASGPIIHDGMEAITITPICPMSLSSRPLVLPPGSVVSIWPLGDYDLSTKLWMDGVLSTSIWPGHRVDVRMADCRAKFIVLRANNSYYQTLREKLLWAGTRVRYNNNHRN is encoded by the coding sequence GTGCAACTCAAGCAGGTAATCATTGCTTATAAAGCCCGAGATCCCCAGAGTCAACGCTGGGCTGAACTCTGTGCTAAACAACTAGAAAATCGTCAGTGCCAAGTATTGATGGGACCTAGTGGACCAAAAGATAACCCCTATCCGGTTTTTTTGGCCTCTGCTAATCAACCAATTGATTTAGCTTTGGTACTCGGTGGTGATGGTACTGTCTTAACCGGCGCTAGGCATTTAGCTCCAGCCGGCATTCCCATTCTCGGAGTCAATGTAGGCGGACATTTGGGGTTTTTAACCGAGTCAGTAGATGAGTTTCAAGATCCAGAAATAGTTTGGGACAGGCTGTTAGAAGATCGTTATGCTATCCAACGGCGGATGATGTTACAAGCAGCGGTATATGAAGGAACTGGCTCAAATTTAGAACCCGTAACTGAAAGTTACTTGGCTTTAAATGAGTTTTGTGTCAAACCCGCTTCTGCTGACAGAATGATTACCTCAATTCTAGAAATGGAAATTGATGGTGAAATAGTAGATCAATATGTGGGAGATGGGTTAATTATCTCTACTCCCACAGGTTCTACTGGTTATACTGTTTCTGCCAGCGGACCAATTATCCATGATGGGATGGAAGCAATTACTATCACTCCCATTTGTCCCATGAGTCTTTCTAGTCGTCCTCTGGTTTTACCCCCTGGTTCTGTGGTTAGTATTTGGCCTTTGGGCGATTATGATTTAAGCACCAAACTCTGGATGGATGGTGTTTTATCTACTTCTATTTGGCCAGGACATCGTGTTGATGTGCGAATGGCTGATTGTCGCGCTAAGTTTATTGTCTTACGGGCAAATAATTCATATTATCAAACATTGCGGGAGAAGTTACTGTGGGCGGGAACAAGAGTTCGTTACAACAATAATCACCGCAATTGA
- the nuoK gene encoding NADH-quinone oxidoreductase subunit NuoK has product MQLQYFLLLAAALFCIGIYGLITSRNAVRVLMSIELLLNAVNLNLMAFSNFLDSTLIKGQVFTVFVITVAAAEAAVGLAIVLTIYRNRDTVDMEQFNLLKW; this is encoded by the coding sequence ATGCAACTCCAATACTTTTTATTACTAGCCGCAGCTTTGTTTTGCATTGGGATTTATGGCTTAATTACCAGTCGGAACGCAGTGCGGGTACTCATGTCAATTGAGTTATTGCTAAATGCCGTTAATCTAAATTTAATGGCATTTTCCAACTTCCTGGATTCAACCTTAATTAAGGGTCAGGTTTTTACCGTTTTCGTGATTACCGTAGCAGCAGCAGAAGCAGCAGTAGGTTTAGCGATCGTTCTGACTATTTATCGCAACCGCGATACCGTTGATATGGAGCAGTTTAATCTTCTGAAGTGGTAA
- a CDS encoding NADH-quinone oxidoreductase subunit J, protein MNLAEGVQSVSLGILGVMMIGTALGVVLFSNIVYSAFLLGGVFISMAGMYLLLNGDFVASAQILIYVGAINVLILFAIMLVNKRQDFSPLPSAGLRKVFTAIVSFGLFALLSTMVLATPWAYTINPVVNQNSIVVIGEHFFSDFLLPFELASVLLLIAMVGAIILARREYLPDQVPTTELQQTILTLPERPKELISTGSTTTNAE, encoded by the coding sequence GTGAATCTAGCAGAAGGAGTACAGTCTGTATCACTTGGCATTCTTGGTGTAATGATGATTGGGACAGCGCTCGGTGTAGTGTTATTCTCTAACATTGTTTATTCCGCCTTTTTGCTGGGAGGTGTATTCATCAGCATGGCGGGAATGTACCTATTGCTAAATGGTGATTTTGTCGCATCAGCACAAATACTAATTTATGTTGGTGCTATTAACGTTTTAATTCTGTTCGCCATCATGTTGGTAAACAAAAGACAGGATTTTTCACCATTACCTAGTGCTGGATTAAGAAAAGTATTTACAGCTATAGTCAGTTTTGGACTATTTGCGCTTTTAAGTACAATGGTATTAGCTACACCTTGGGCTTATACAATTAATCCCGTAGTTAATCAAAATTCCATCGTTGTCATTGGTGAGCATTTCTTCAGCGACTTTTTGCTACCCTTTGAATTAGCTTCCGTCCTCTTGCTAATAGCGATGGTAGGCGCAATTATTTTGGCGCGTCGGGAATATCTCCCTGACCAAGTACCAACCACTGAACTACAACAAACAATTTTAACCCTACCAGAACGTCCCAAAGAACTCATCTCCACTGGTAGCACCACTACAAATGCCGAATAG
- the ndhI gene encoding NAD(P)H-quinone oxidoreductase subunit I — MLKFLKQVGDYAKEAVQAGRYIGQGLSVTFDHMRRRPVTVQYPYEKLIPGERFRGRIHYEFDKCIACEVCVRVCPINLPVVDWEMDKGTKKKKLKHYSIDFGVCIFCGNCVEYCPTNCLSMTEEYELATYDRHELNYDSVALGRLPYKVTNDPMVTPLRELVYLPKGVMDPHGVPADAPRAGSRPEDLVVCQPENDG; from the coding sequence ATGTTAAAGTTCCTCAAACAAGTTGGTGATTACGCCAAAGAAGCAGTCCAAGCAGGTCGTTATATTGGTCAAGGATTATCTGTTACTTTTGACCACATGAGACGGCGACCTGTTACCGTTCAATATCCCTACGAAAAATTGATTCCTGGGGAAAGATTTCGCGGTCGCATTCACTATGAATTTGACAAGTGTATTGCTTGTGAAGTCTGTGTGCGTGTTTGTCCCATTAATCTTCCTGTCGTTGACTGGGAAATGGACAAAGGCACTAAAAAGAAAAAGCTCAAACACTACAGTATTGATTTTGGAGTTTGTATCTTCTGTGGTAACTGTGTGGAATACTGTCCCACCAACTGTTTATCCATGACAGAAGAATATGAACTAGCCACTTATGATCGCCATGAACTTAATTACGATAGTGTAGCCCTGGGACGATTACCCTATAAAGTTACAAACGATCCAATGGTGACACCACTGCGCGAACTTGTTTACCTACCTAAAGGCGTAATGGACCCTCACGGAGTCCCCGCCGATGCCCCCCGTGCAGGTTCTCGTCCAGAAGACCTAGTAGTCTGTCAACCCGAAAATGACGGGTGA
- the nuoH gene encoding NADH-quinone oxidoreductase subunit NuoH has protein sequence MNPGIDLQGTFIQSVKDLGVPPGAAKALWMPLPMVLMLIGATVGVLVATWLERKISAAAQQRIGPEYQGPFGLLVPVADGLKLVFKEDIIPAKADPWLFTIGPIIVVLPVFLSYLIVPFGQNIIIANVGMGVFLWIALSSIQPIGLLMAGYASNNKYALLGGLRAAAQSISYEIPLALSVLAIAMMSNSLSTVDIVNQQSNFGILGWNIWRQPLGFVIFWIAALAECERLPFDLPEAEEELVAGYQTEYSGMKFALFYLSSYINLVLSALLVAILYLGGWHCPIPLEMITGWLGVSESDPAIQVVTAVIGITMTVIKAYLLVFFAILIRWTVPRVRIDQLLDLGWKFLLPIGLVNLLLTAAFKLAFPFAFGG, from the coding sequence ATGAATCCAGGAATTGACCTCCAAGGAACTTTTATTCAATCTGTCAAGGACTTAGGCGTACCCCCAGGAGCGGCCAAAGCCCTATGGATGCCATTACCAATGGTATTGATGCTGATTGGGGCTACAGTAGGTGTCCTAGTGGCCACATGGCTAGAACGGAAAATTTCTGCGGCAGCACAGCAACGGATTGGTCCTGAATACCAAGGACCATTTGGATTGTTAGTGCCTGTGGCAGATGGTCTGAAGCTGGTATTTAAAGAAGATATCATCCCCGCTAAAGCAGATCCTTGGCTATTTACCATTGGTCCAATTATTGTCGTTTTACCAGTATTTCTGTCCTATTTAATTGTGCCATTTGGACAGAATATTATCATTGCTAACGTCGGCATGGGCGTATTCTTGTGGATTGCATTATCCAGTATTCAGCCCATTGGCTTATTAATGGCGGGTTATGCCTCCAATAATAAATATGCCTTGTTGGGAGGTTTACGGGCAGCAGCGCAGTCCATCAGTTATGAAATTCCCTTAGCATTGAGTGTACTAGCGATCGCCATGATGTCCAATAGTCTTAGTACCGTTGACATCGTTAATCAGCAATCTAACTTTGGCATTCTCGGCTGGAATATTTGGCGACAACCATTAGGTTTCGTGATCTTTTGGATAGCCGCCCTAGCGGAATGCGAGCGCCTACCCTTTGACTTACCAGAAGCAGAAGAAGAACTAGTTGCCGGGTATCAAACTGAATACTCAGGCATGAAATTCGCCCTCTTTTACCTCAGTTCTTACATTAACCTGGTACTTTCTGCCTTACTAGTAGCAATTTTGTACCTTGGTGGTTGGCATTGTCCTATACCCCTGGAGATGATCACTGGTTGGTTAGGAGTCAGCGAAAGTGACCCAGCCATTCAGGTAGTCACAGCGGTGATAGGTATTACCATGACCGTAATCAAAGCCTACTTACTAGTATTTTTCGCCATCCTCATTCGTTGGACAGTACCACGGGTACGGATTGACCAATTGCTAGACTTAGGATGGAAATTCCTCCTACCAATAGGCTTGGTAAATCTCCTATTAACCGCAGCCTTCAAACTAGCCTTTCCCTTCGCCTTCGGTGGGTAA
- a CDS encoding citrate synthase, which produces MTVCEYKPGLEGIPAAQSSISYVDGQKGILEYRGIRIEELAEKSTFLETAYLLIWGELPNKEELKAFEHEVLFHRRIKYRIRDMMKCFPESGHPMDALQASAAALGLFYSRRDLHNPVYIRTAAVRLIATIPTMVAAFQLMREGNDPVKPRDDLGYAANFLYMLNEKEPDPLAAKIFDICLILHVEHTMNASTFSARVTASTLTDPYAVVASAVGTLGGPLHGGANEEVIQMLEAIGSVENVVPYVDDLLKRKAKIMGFGHRVYKVKDPRATILQGLAEQLFDKFGYDEYYEIAVEMERVVSEKLGDRGIYPNVDFYSGLVYRKMGIPTDLFTPVFAIARVAGWLAHWKEQLVENRIFRPTQIYNGRHEIAYTPIDQR; this is translated from the coding sequence ATGACGGTATGCGAATACAAGCCTGGTTTAGAAGGCATTCCCGCAGCCCAGTCGAGTATTAGTTATGTAGACGGGCAGAAAGGAATTCTAGAATATCGTGGTATCAGGATTGAGGAATTAGCCGAAAAAAGTACATTCCTAGAAACTGCATATCTGTTAATTTGGGGTGAATTACCAAACAAGGAAGAACTAAAAGCATTTGAGCATGAAGTTCTCTTCCACAGACGCATCAAATACCGCATTCGGGACATGATGAAATGTTTCCCTGAAAGCGGTCATCCGATGGATGCGCTTCAAGCCTCGGCTGCTGCTTTAGGTTTATTCTATTCTCGTCGGGATTTACATAATCCGGTCTATATTCGGACTGCGGCTGTTCGTTTAATAGCGACGATTCCCACAATGGTAGCAGCGTTCCAGTTAATGCGAGAAGGTAATGACCCGGTTAAGCCTAGAGATGATTTAGGCTATGCGGCTAACTTCCTGTATATGCTCAACGAGAAAGAACCTGATCCTTTAGCAGCCAAAATATTTGATATCTGCTTAATTCTTCATGTTGAACATACAATGAATGCTTCAACATTTAGTGCTAGAGTCACAGCTTCTACTTTAACTGATCCCTATGCTGTCGTTGCTAGTGCGGTGGGTACTTTAGGCGGTCCATTGCATGGTGGAGCGAATGAAGAAGTAATTCAGATGTTGGAAGCAATTGGTTCTGTAGAGAATGTTGTCCCCTATGTGGATGATCTTCTCAAACGCAAAGCTAAAATTATGGGCTTTGGGCATCGTGTCTACAAAGTCAAAGATCCCCGCGCAACAATCTTACAAGGCTTGGCAGAGCAGTTGTTTGATAAATTTGGCTATGACGAATACTATGAAATAGCCGTGGAAATGGAACGGGTAGTTTCGGAAAAACTGGGTGACAGAGGGATTTATCCTAATGTTGACTTTTATTCCGGTTTAGTGTATAGGAAAATGGGAATTCCTACAGACTTGTTTACACCAGTATTTGCGATCGCTCGTGTAGCAGGTTGGTTAGCACACTGGAAAGAACAACTGGTAGAAAACCGGATTTTCCGTCCTACCCAAATTTACAACGGTCGTCACGAAATCGCCTACACTCCCATTGACCAACGTTAA
- the sixA gene encoding phosphohistidine phosphatase SixA: MELYLIRHGIAEEHQSNLKDEERQLTPEGRQKTEKIAQKLLKLELHFDLILTSPLVRAYQTAEILIAAGLSSQLEASDHLGFDGNIQNWWQEWLQPRNYPQKTNLALVGHEPSLSHWAEILLWGEAKESLILKKAGMMGIKLPDDGSAWGRSQMFWLTSPKYLL; this comes from the coding sequence ATGGAACTATACTTAATCCGTCATGGCATTGCCGAAGAACATCAATCGAACCTAAAAGACGAAGAACGACAACTCACCCCAGAAGGAAGACAAAAAACCGAGAAAATAGCTCAAAAATTACTAAAGCTAGAATTACACTTTGATCTAATTCTTACCAGTCCCCTAGTCCGCGCTTACCAAACAGCAGAAATACTCATTGCGGCTGGATTGAGTTCCCAATTAGAAGCATCAGATCATCTTGGCTTTGATGGTAATATTCAAAATTGGTGGCAAGAATGGCTTCAACCCAGGAATTATCCCCAGAAAACCAACCTAGCATTAGTCGGTCATGAGCCTAGTTTAAGCCATTGGGCAGAAATTCTCCTGTGGGGAGAAGCAAAAGAGAGCCTCATCCTCAAAAAAGCAGGTATGATGGGAATAAAACTACCAGATGATGGTTCAGCTTGGGGTCGTAGTCAAATGTTTTGGTTGACATCACCCAAGTACCTGCTGTAA
- a CDS encoding RusA family crossover junction endodeoxyribonuclease, whose amino-acid sequence MKTVVRAESQKVWTGSSPIKDANLQLTLIYLCRDNYGDLNLLDTDNIIKPIQDALNELVYEDDGLISDVESHRRFLSEPIDITNLPLLLQEGVIIGEECVYVKVSESQPLEKYL is encoded by the coding sequence TTGAAAACTGTTGTTCGTGCTGAATCCCAAAAGGTTTGGACGGGTAGCAGTCCAATTAAAGATGCTAATTTACAGTTAACGCTAATTTATCTTTGTCGTGATAATTATGGTGATCTGAATCTACTTGACACCGATAACATTATTAAACCCATTCAGGATGCACTCAATGAGTTAGTTTATGAAGATGATGGACTAATATCAGATGTAGAGAGTCATCGTCGGTTTTTATCTGAGCCAATTGATATAACAAATTTACCTTTATTATTACAGGAAGGTGTCATCATTGGCGAAGAGTGTGTTTATGTCAAAGTAAGTGAATCTCAACCATTGGAAAAATACTTATGA
- a CDS encoding ABC transporter ATP-binding protein — protein sequence MTAAVFIENLKKSYGNLVAVQDVSFQVQPGEIFGLLGPNGAGKTTTLRALCTLTTPDTGKIEVSGISVLKHPKLARQKLGYVAQEVALDKVLTGRELLQLQAALYHLPGALIKQRINTILDLLGLQEYADKKTGTYSGGLRKRLDLAAGLLHAPDVLVLDEPTVGLDIESRVVVWNFLRQLRAGGTTVVITSHYLEEVDALADRVAIIDRGLVIANGTPSQLKDQVGGDRITLRIREFSPLEEAETAKNLLAALPFVQEIIINSAQGNSLNLVVTPQNDVLITIQQALNHANLPIFGIAQSRPSLDDVYLAATGKTLMDAELAAVANRDPKAEKKQNMR from the coding sequence ATGACTGCCGCCGTTTTCATCGAAAATCTCAAAAAAAGCTACGGTAATCTAGTTGCAGTCCAGGATGTTTCCTTTCAAGTCCAACCTGGAGAAATTTTTGGGTTACTTGGACCCAACGGGGCTGGGAAAACGACCACTCTCCGGGCTTTATGTACCCTAACAACGCCTGATACTGGGAAAATTGAGGTTTCCGGCATTTCTGTCTTAAAGCACCCCAAATTGGCTAGGCAAAAGCTGGGTTATGTAGCCCAAGAGGTAGCTTTGGATAAGGTGCTAACTGGACGGGAGTTACTACAATTACAAGCGGCACTGTATCATCTTCCTGGTGCGCTGATTAAACAGCGAATTAATACTATTTTGGATTTGCTGGGGTTACAAGAATACGCAGACAAAAAAACTGGCACTTATTCCGGTGGTTTACGCAAGCGGTTAGATTTAGCGGCTGGTTTACTTCATGCCCCTGATGTGTTGGTATTAGATGAACCAACGGTAGGATTGGATATTGAAAGCCGGGTTGTAGTCTGGAATTTCCTGCGGCAATTACGGGCTGGGGGAACTACTGTGGTAATTACCAGTCATTATTTGGAAGAAGTTGATGCTTTAGCTGACAGGGTGGCAATTATTGATAGAGGTTTGGTTATTGCTAATGGTACACCTTCTCAGTTAAAAGATCAGGTGGGGGGCGATCGCATCACCTTAAGAATCCGTGAATTTTCACCTCTAGAAGAAGCCGAAACCGCCAAAAACCTGTTAGCAGCCTTACCTTTTGTTCAAGAAATCATCATCAACAGCGCCCAAGGTAACTCTCTAAATTTAGTAGTTACTCCGCAAAATGACGTTTTGATCACGATTCAACAGGCGTTAAATCATGCCAATTTACCAATTTTTGGCATCGCTCAATCTCGTCCTAGTTTAGATGATGTTTACCTAGCAGCCACCGGAAAAACCTTAATGGATGCGGAATTAGCCGCTGTAGCCAATCGTGATCCCAAAGCGGAGAAAAAGCAAAATATGAGATAG
- a CDS encoding chemotaxis protein CheW produces the protein MKKLQIDFNHQAIHNSREDGYLKFQLNQQTGAVLSIAHTQEAIIVPVTSVTAIPNMPACILGLMNWRSHIIWVVDLPKMFNLECLDHRLHQYNIIVIQIESMILGLVVQEIKGTTKFIADDIRSPVGQVASSLVPYLCGCVVQQEEILLVLNAVHILSSDVFCIN, from the coding sequence ATGAAAAAGTTGCAAATTGACTTTAACCATCAAGCCATACATAATAGTCGAGAAGATGGCTATCTCAAATTTCAACTTAATCAACAAACTGGTGCTGTTTTATCCATTGCTCATACGCAGGAAGCAATTATTGTACCTGTGACATCGGTTACGGCTATTCCGAATATGCCTGCTTGTATATTAGGATTGATGAATTGGCGCAGTCATATAATTTGGGTAGTTGATTTACCGAAGATGTTTAATCTAGAATGTCTTGATCACCGGTTGCATCAGTATAATATTATTGTTATTCAAATAGAATCAATGATTTTAGGTTTAGTTGTCCAAGAAATTAAAGGTACAACCAAGTTTATTGCTGATGATATCCGTTCCCCTGTGGGACAAGTAGCATCTAGTTTAGTACCTTACTTATGTGGTTGTGTGGTACAACAAGAAGAAATTTTATTGGTATTAAATGCAGTACATATTTTAAGTTCAGATGTTTTTTGTATTAACTAA
- a CDS encoding methyl-accepting chemotaxis protein, which produces MLNKTDIKQSSNSQNKASLISPAKVVDNRGKSSSYQRFWYEGLEYLRQFNLSTKSIILSIAIGTLPVLGIGAIAYMFGSKLITKQIITSQENTAINLSDKVNNFIGQRYGDIQILSNISFSSPMKARKKAGTEKSRQISKVDTSTINIETKASLDSLIKNSNVYDSVAIFDLNGQVIMQSSGESLTPEKKLTYFQEVIKQNIPIISQPEIVKNIGTVIYIAAPIKDAVAGNTIGIVRTRLPIKALKKVIKGYIDETHQYYFLDATGKILISSYEDVLDEKLVNIYPSLTNVLNAKNIDTFTAIAKNNQKQQLISYIPFSQISGLPDIKWQLIVEKDIAIAFKQQREFLTLTASTTRLIALLMTLLVAWLSQRINAKIANTSITEGEAIQEQINLSVFNKQEDQAREIEWLKLLLEVTRKIRLNLQSEAIYQTAISEVSHILKTDRVIIYKLHRKTQAVKVIAESVIDDCQKMLGVYNNDSHWRELGKNHQFEAISDVEQEVNLTNSYIEWLKKFSVQSSLTAPILSHGEIQGFLIAHHCHHPHVWQVEEINFLTQIATQVGYALEQSHLLVEIRKLKANSQTNINQDSLELQNFQDSIQPIVNQIQQAVSEVNGYLEKFTTEAIIEPEKMHQSLETIENMTIAIQSIADIAQQAAIIVNDANHTATKTGAEMDLTLQNIGYVQETVDEITKKVRRLGDSSQQISRVVSIINQISMQTNLLAINAGIEAARAGEEGQGFAVVAEEVGELAARSAAATQEIEEIIAKIQQETGEVLKTMSMGTNQVTQSSNIIENAKHNLQQIVDVSQQIYTLVQSILSSTQSQVQTSQIVSQTIKDITLVSARNIHNSRQVSQSLQKAVDISQELKDTIETFPPN; this is translated from the coding sequence ATGTTGAATAAGACTGATATCAAACAAAGTAGCAATTCTCAAAATAAAGCATCTTTAATTTCTCCAGCTAAAGTTGTTGATAATAGAGGAAAAAGTTCCAGCTATCAGAGGTTTTGGTATGAGGGATTAGAATATTTGCGACAATTTAATTTGAGTACCAAATCTATAATTTTGTCTATCGCTATTGGTACTTTACCAGTTTTGGGAATTGGTGCGATCGCTTATATGTTTGGTAGTAAGTTAATTACAAAGCAAATTATTACATCCCAAGAAAATACAGCAATTAATTTAAGTGATAAAGTTAATAACTTTATTGGACAACGCTATGGAGATATTCAGATCCTATCTAATATATCTTTTTCAAGTCCGATGAAAGCTCGCAAAAAAGCAGGAACAGAAAAATCTAGGCAAATATCGAAAGTTGATACCAGCACAATTAATATAGAAACAAAAGCCTCCTTAGATAGCTTGATCAAAAATAGTAATGTTTATGATAGTGTAGCCATATTTGATCTGAATGGACAAGTGATTATGCAATCATCAGGAGAATCTTTAACTCCAGAAAAAAAACTGACCTATTTTCAAGAGGTAATTAAACAGAATATTCCTATTATTAGTCAACCAGAAATAGTTAAAAATATCGGCACAGTGATTTACATAGCTGCACCAATTAAGGATGCAGTGGCGGGTAATACTATTGGTATAGTCAGAACCCGTTTGCCTATAAAGGCTTTAAAAAAAGTAATCAAAGGTTATATAGATGAGACTCATCAATATTATTTTTTAGATGCAACAGGAAAAATTTTAATTAGTTCTTATGAGGATGTATTAGATGAAAAATTGGTCAATATATATCCGAGTTTAACTAATGTTTTGAATGCAAAAAATATTGATACATTTACAGCCATTGCCAAAAATAATCAAAAACAGCAACTTATTAGTTACATACCATTTTCCCAAATATCAGGTTTACCGGATATTAAGTGGCAATTAATCGTAGAAAAAGATATAGCGATCGCATTTAAGCAACAAAGAGAATTTTTGACATTAACTGCTAGTACAACACGATTAATCGCATTATTAATGACGTTGCTTGTAGCTTGGTTAAGTCAGCGGATTAATGCTAAGATTGCTAATACATCCATTACAGAAGGTGAGGCAATTCAGGAGCAAATAAATCTAAGTGTATTTAACAAACAAGAAGATCAAGCAAGAGAAATTGAATGGTTAAAATTACTGCTAGAGGTAACTAGAAAAATTCGGCTAAATCTTCAGTCCGAAGCTATTTATCAAACAGCAATTTCTGAAGTTAGTCATATTCTAAAAACAGATAGAGTTATCATTTATAAACTCCACCGGAAAACTCAAGCTGTCAAAGTAATTGCTGAATCGGTAATTGATGATTGTCAAAAAATGCTCGGTGTATATAACAATGATTCCCACTGGCGAGAACTTGGCAAAAATCATCAATTTGAGGCCATATCAGACGTTGAACAAGAGGTAAATTTAACTAATAGTTATATCGAGTGGTTAAAGAAGTTTTCTGTACAAAGTAGTTTAACAGCACCAATTTTAAGTCATGGAGAAATTCAAGGATTCTTGATTGCTCATCATTGTCATCATCCTCATGTTTGGCAAGTTGAAGAAATTAATTTTTTAACCCAAATTGCTACCCAAGTCGGCTATGCTTTAGAACAATCTCATCTGTTAGTAGAGATTAGAAAATTGAAAGCTAATAGTCAAACAAATATTAATCAAGACTCTCTAGAACTTCAGAATTTTCAGGATAGTATTCAGCCAATTGTTAACCAAATTCAACAAGCTGTTAGTGAAGTAAATGGTTATTTAGAAAAATTCACCACAGAGGCAATCATAGAACCTGAAAAAATGCACCAAAGCTTAGAAACTATTGAAAATATGACCATTGCTATTCAATCTATCGCTGATATAGCACAGCAAGCTGCAATCATTGTTAATGATGCTAACCATACAGCTACTAAAACTGGAGCAGAGATGGATTTAACACTGCAAAATATTGGCTATGTCCAAGAAACGGTTGATGAAATAACTAAAAAAGTAAGACGTTTAGGGGACTCCTCTCAACAAATTTCTCGTGTGGTTTCCATAATTAATCAAATTTCCATGCAAACTAATTTATTAGCAATTAATGCGGGAATTGAAGCTGCAAGAGCCGGAGAAGAAGGTCAAGGTTTTGCAGTGGTAGCTGAAGAAGTTGGCGAATTAGCCGCCAGAAGTGCAGCCGCTACTCAAGAAATTGAGGAAATAATTGCCAAAATTCAACAAGAAACAGGTGAAGTATTAAAAACTATGTCAATGGGAACTAATCAAGTTACCCAAAGCAGCAATATTATTGAAAATGCCAAGCATAATTTACAACAAATCGTTGATGTATCTCAGCAAATATATACCTTAGTTCAGTCAATTTTAAGTTCTACTCAATCTCAAGTTCAAACATCACAAATTGTGAGTCAAACTATTAAAGATATTACCCTTGTATCAGCACGTAATATTCATAATTCGCGTCAAGTTTCCCAATCTTTACAAAAAGCAGTAGATATTTCTCAAGAGTTAAAAGATACTATTGAGACTTTCCCACCTAATTGA